ACTATTAGGGATATTGTGGGGAAAACCTAGAGGTTTATCCCAATCATTTAAATTATTGACAGTTTGAAAAACTTGAGTAATATCTCTCACAGAGATATCACGCGCTTGAACATTTTTGAAAAGCTCTTGAGAAATTTGAGGGGGATGATTTGTATTCATGATTAGAGCTTAACCTTCTTGAGTTAAATCACCTACATTAATATTATTAGCCTTGATATTGGTGAGCATTGTTCCGCTTGAACATTTTTGAATATCTCCTGAACAATTTGAGGGAGATGATTTGTATTCATGATTAGAGCTTAACCTTCTTGAGTTAAATCACCTACATTAATATTATTAGCCTCGATATTGGTGAGCATTTCTTGGTCAACAGAACCACTACTTCCTGAAGTTTTTTGAGTGATATTCTGAGCTTGTAAATCACCATTTAATTCAATTCCACTCAGAATTACCTGACGAATCTTAGGGTCTTGTGTTTTGAGTTCTTCAACCAGCAATTTAAGTTGATTAGCAAAAATTTCATCAGCATTAATGTATTCTTGCAATTCATCTTGTAACTGAAGTTTATTTTTTTCAGTTGGATCTTTTTCAGCCCGAATTAATAAACCTTCCATTCCTTCTGTAGTTAACTTTTGTCGAATAGTGCTAACCAACTTTGCAAAAGTATCTGCGACACCTTTAACTGCAAATTTTCCACCTTCCTTGATTGCTTCCGAGAAAAATAAAGAAACAATAACAGCGCCAGTGAGTGGTTCTACCATAAAAATTACCCCTTCTTAATTGTCAGCAGAACAATAACTTCTCTAATTGTTTTATTTGTACCATAAATTCGGATAAATAAGCGAGTATTATCCTAGATCAAATTAAAACTTCTGATTGAATTAAATATAATTTGCAGAAAAAATTATCTATAAACAGAGAGAACAAAAAAATCCGCGTTTATCTGCGTTTATCTGCGTTCGATGCTATCCTTCAAAATAGTAATTAAATGAGAATATGATTAAGAGGCAGAGCCTCTGTGATAGCATTCCCAGTCAGAGACTGGGAACGAGGTGATACTATCTTTTTTTGGAATTATGGGGGCGTTGTTGGGGATGATCTCCATTTTTGGGGACATTAGCAGAATTTAATTGTTTGCGGCCATTAGTAATAATTTTTAACATTTCCTGTATATCCTGTTCAATATTAGCCAGAACGTTATCGGCGTATTTATCAGCACCATCTTCAATTTCTTCAGCTTGAGAAATTGCCGTTTGGCGCATTTCTTCTAATTCTTGCTGACAAGCGCGACGTTTACGGTCAATTTCCGCAAGAGTGTCTTGCATCATTGTTTCACAATCGTCCTGGACTTGTCGCCGTAGTTGGTCAGCTTCCCGCTGTGCTTGCCTGACGATATCACTTTCTGCCAAAATTTGCGCTCTTTTTGCTTGGGCTACATCTACAACCTGTTGTCCATATTCTTCCGCTTCTAGAAGAATTTCATTCTTTTGTGCCAAAATATCGAGTGCTTCCTGAAACACTGTTGGCAAAGAAAGACGGATGAAATCAAGTTGTTCTAGTAATTTATCTTCATCTATTAAAGTTCGTCCTGTCAGGGGAATCCTCAAACTAGAGAGAACTATGTCCTCTAAGCGGTTGAGTTCCTGCTGAATATCTACCCCTGCTGTTGGTTCTGGATTGCCAATGGAGGGGATACCATTCACGTACTCTCTTGGGGGAGGATTGTTGCCGTTGTGGTTGGATTCGAGGCTAGGGATTTTTGGTTGTAGCATTGGTATATATCTAGGGCAATGTGTGGGGGAACAAGATGATCAACAGAGCCACCAAACCTGGCAATCTCTTTTACCACACTACTACTTAAAAAACTATACTCATTTGATGTTGCCAGAAAAACTGTCTCGATCTGAGTAGACAATGTTTTATTAGTGTGAGCCATTTGTAGCTCAATCTCAAAGTCAGAAACCGCTCTTAACCCCCGTAACAAAACTTGCGCTTGTTGCATTTGAGCATATTTTACAGTCAAACCGTCAAAGCTGTCTACTCCTACATTTGGTAAATGTTTTGTAGCTAGACGAATTTGCTCTAATCTTTGCTCTACTGTAAACAATGGCATTTTATGGGGATTGCGGAGGACGGCAACAATGACTCGTTCAAATAGGCGACTACTGCGCTGAATAAGGTCTAAATGTCCCAAGGTGATGGGATCAAAACTACCAGGATAAATAGCAATCACAATGTTATTTTAAGTGATTATATTGACGGATTTTCAACAGAACTTTATTAAATCTAACACAGGGAGTGGGGGGTGGGGGAGGTGGGGGAGGTGGGGGAGGTGGGGGAGGTGGGGGAGGTGGGGGAGGTAGGGGAGGTGGGGAGGTAGGGGAGGTAGGGGAGGTAGGGGAGGTGGGGGAGGTAGGGGAGGTAGGGGGGAGGTAGGGGGGTAGGGAGGGGAATTTTACTAATGACAACGAACAACTGACAACTGACAACTGACAACTGACAACTGACAACTGACAACTGACAACTGACAACTGACAACTGACAACTGACTAATGATTTTAATTTTGCCGAATTACTTATCGCTATAGTGACTAAGGCATACTATATTATTGTGTTTCATCTCCATAGATTTCAAATTCCTATAGGTAATTTTGTATGGTAGTGGATTTTTCTGTTTTGCCTTTGGGGTTTTTATTTACTTCCCCTGGTCCGATTGTGGTTAAATTGGGACCAATTGTTATTCGTTGGTATGGGTTGTTAATTGCTTCTGCTGTGTTAATTGGTGTTAGTCTTTCTCAATACCTAGCCAAGCGTCGTCATGTTAATCCCGATTTAATTAGTGATTTATCAATTTGGTTGGTGATTGCAGCTATTCCCGCCGCTAGGTTATATTATGTTTTGTTTCAATGGCCAGAATATTCTCAACATCCAGAACGGATAATTGCAATTTGGCAAGGGGGTATTGCTATTCATGGGGCAATTATTGGCGGTGCGATCGCGGCGTTAATTTTTGCTAGACTGAATAAGGTATCTTTTTGGCAATTGACTGATTTGGTTGCTCCTTCATTAATATTAGGGCAAGCAATTGGTCGGTGGGGAAATTTTTTCAACTCGGAAGCTTTTGGCAGACCAACTAGTTTACCTTGGAAGTTATATATTCCCTCAGATCGTCGTCCTTTGGATTTAGTGAATTTTGAATATTTCCATCCCACTTTTCTTTATGAATCGTTGTGGAATTTAATGGTGTTTGCATTGTTAATAACTTTGTTTTTTCGAGCTTTAGCTAAAAAATCCCGGTTGAAAGTAGGGACGTTATTTTTAGTTTACTGGGTTGCTTATAGCTTGGGACGGATTTGGATTGAAGGTTTACGCACAGATAGCTTAATGCTAGGACCTTTACGGATGGCACAAATGGTAAGTTTAGGGGGAATGACTTTAGGATTATTTGGTTTAGCTTGGCTATATATATTCAAGCGTTCCTTACCTGATGTTGTTGCTGGGGGAAATGAAGAAAAAAATGCCCCAGAGTAATTAATCTCTAGGGCTTAACCAGGGTGCATCTACCATCTATTTCTACTAGGCAAAGTGGCTGAATCCGGATATTACTCAGGAAATGCTAAAAGTTTTTTTTGCAGGGTTTTGAAGGGGAAAATTGATGAGTGAATCTACTAGTAATTTGAGTTTTTCTAAGTATCCCAATGCCTTAGAATCTGCGGTTTATATTGTGGGTGCCGGACCAGGAGATCCTGATTTATTAACGGTTAGGGCGCAAAAGTTGTTGGCTGCGGCTGATGTGATTTTATTTGCAGATTCTTTAATTCCCGAACAGATTTTAGATATTTGTCGTGCAGATGCGGAAATTATTAAAACAGCAAATCGGACTTTGGAAGAAATTTTACCATTGATGATTGATGCCGTGCGATCGCATAAATCAGTGGTCAGGCTACATTCTGGTGATCCTAGTCTGTATAGCGCTATTCATGAACAAATGCAGCTATTAGCCGATGCGAATATTCCCTTTGAAGTTATCCCTGGTATCAGTGCCTTTCAAGCTGCCGCAGCTAAATTGAAAATAGAGTTAACTGTCCCTGGTTTAGTCCAAACTATTATTCTCACTCGCATTAGCGGTCGTACCCATGTCCCTGATACTGAAGAGTTAGCAGCTTTAGCCGCCCATCGTGCCAGTTTATGTTTATATTTAAGTGTGAGTCATATTACTGAAGCCCAAGAGAAATTATTAGAACATTATGATCCAGATACTCCAGTAGCAATTTGCTATCGCTTAGGCTGGCCAGATGAAAAAATCCGGGTTGTGAATTTAGCACAAATCGCAGATTGTACCCATGAAGAAAAATTACGGCGAACTACACTTTATGTAATCAGTCCCG
The DNA window shown above is from Anabaena sp. WA102 and carries:
- a CDS encoding DivIVA domain-containing protein, which gives rise to MLQPKIPSLESNHNGNNPPPREYVNGIPSIGNPEPTAGVDIQQELNRLEDIVLSSLRIPLTGRTLIDEDKLLEQLDFIRLSLPTVFQEALDILAQKNEILLEAEEYGQQVVDVAQAKRAQILAESDIVRQAQREADQLRRQVQDDCETMMQDTLAEIDRKRRACQQELEEMRQTAISQAEEIEDGADKYADNVLANIEQDIQEMLKIITNGRKQLNSANVPKNGDHPQQRPHNSKKR
- the coaD gene encoding pantetheine-phosphate adenylyltransferase, with protein sequence MIAIYPGSFDPITLGHLDLIQRSSRLFERVIVAVLRNPHKMPLFTVEQRLEQIRLATKHLPNVGVDSFDGLTVKYAQMQQAQVLLRGLRAVSDFEIELQMAHTNKTLSTQIETVFLATSNEYSFLSSSVVKEIARFGGSVDHLVPPHIALDIYQCYNQKSLASNPTTTATILPQEST
- the lgt gene encoding prolipoprotein diacylglyceryl transferase yields the protein MVVDFSVLPLGFLFTSPGPIVVKLGPIVIRWYGLLIASAVLIGVSLSQYLAKRRHVNPDLISDLSIWLVIAAIPAARLYYVLFQWPEYSQHPERIIAIWQGGIAIHGAIIGGAIAALIFARLNKVSFWQLTDLVAPSLILGQAIGRWGNFFNSEAFGRPTSLPWKLYIPSDRRPLDLVNFEYFHPTFLYESLWNLMVFALLITLFFRALAKKSRLKVGTLFLVYWVAYSLGRIWIEGLRTDSLMLGPLRMAQMVSLGGMTLGLFGLAWLYIFKRSLPDVVAGGNEEKNAPE
- the cobM gene encoding precorrin-4 C(11)-methyltransferase; translation: MSESTSNLSFSKYPNALESAVYIVGAGPGDPDLLTVRAQKLLAAADVILFADSLIPEQILDICRADAEIIKTANRTLEEILPLMIDAVRSHKSVVRLHSGDPSLYSAIHEQMQLLADANIPFEVIPGISAFQAAAAKLKIELTVPGLVQTIILTRISGRTHVPDTEELAALAAHRASLCLYLSVSHITEAQEKLLEHYDPDTPVAICYRLGWPDEKIRVVNLAQIADCTHEEKLRRTTLYVISPALLPVSGRSRLYHPEHNHLFRASHNLG